In one window of Rhinopithecus roxellana isolate Shanxi Qingling chromosome 15, ASM756505v1, whole genome shotgun sequence DNA:
- the CCDC85B gene encoding coiled-coil domain-containing protein 85B: MEAEAGGLEELTDEEMAALGKEELVRRLRREEAARLAALVQRGRLMQEVNRQLQGHLGEIRELKQLNRRLQAENRELRDLCCFLDSERQRGRRAARQWQLFGTQASRAVREDLGGCWQKLAELEGRQEELLRENLALKELCLALGEEWGPRGGPGGAGGSGAGPAPELALPPCGPRDLGDGSSSTGSVGSPDQLPLACSPDD, encoded by the coding sequence atggaggccgaggcaggcggccTGGAGGAGCTGACGGACGAGGAGATGGCGGCGCTGGGCAAGGAAGAGCTAGTGCGGCGCCTGCGGAGGGAGGAGGCGGCGCGCCTGGCGGCACTGGTGCAGCGTGGCCGCCTCATGCAGGAGGTGAATCGGCAGCTGCAGGGCCACCTGGGCGAGATCCGCGAACTCAAGCAGCTCAACCGGCGTCTGCAGGCAGAAAACCGTGAGCTGCGCGACCTCTGCTGCTTCCTGGACTCGGAGCGCCAGCGCGGGCGGCGCGCCGCGCGCCAGTGGCAGCTCTTCGGGACCCAAGCATCCCGGGCAGTTCGCGAGGACCTGGGCGGCTGTTGGCAGAAGCTGGCCGAGCTGGAGGGCCGCCAGGAGGAGCTGCTGCGGGAGAACCTGGCGCTTAAGGAGCTCTGCCTGGCGCTGGGCGAAGAATGGGGCCCCCGCGGCGGCCCTGGCGGCGCGGGGGGCTCAGGCGCCGGGCCAGCACCCGAGCTTGCCCTGCCCCCGTGTGGGCCCCGCGACCTAGGCGATGGAAGCTCCAGCACCGGCAGCGTGGGCAGTCCGGATCAGTTGCCCCTGGCCTGTTCCCCCGATGACTGA
- the FOSL1 gene encoding fos-related antigen 1 isoform X1, translating into MFRDFGEPGPSSGNGGGYGGPAQHPAAAQAAQQKFHLVPSINTMSGSQELQWMVQPHFLGPSSYPRPLTYPQYSPPQPRPGVIRALGPPPGVRRRPCEQISPEEEERRRVRRERNKLAAAKCRNRRKELTDFLQAETDKLEDEKSGLQREIEELQKQKERLELVLEAHRPICKIPEGAKEGDTGSTSGTSSPPAPCRPVPCISLSPGPVLEPEALHTPTLMTTPSLTPFTPSLVFTYPSTPEPCASAHRKSSSSSGDPSSDPLGSPTLLAL; encoded by the exons ATGTTCCGAGACTTCGGGGAACCAGGCCCGAGCTCCGGGAACGGCGGCGGGTATGGCGGCCCCGCGCAGCACCCGGCCGCAGCGCAGGCAGCCCAGCAG AAGTTCCACCTCGTGCCAAGCATCAACACCATGAGTGGCAGTCAGGAGCTGCAGTGGATGGTACAGCCTCATTTCCTGGGGCCCAGCAGTTACCCCAGGCCTCTGACCTACCCTCAGTACAGCCCCCCACAACCCCGGCCAGGAGTCATTCGGGCCCTGGGGCCGCCTCCAGGGGTACGTCGAAGACCTTGTGAACAG ATCAGCCCCGAGGAAGAGGAGCGCCGACGAGTAAGGCGCGAGCGGAACAAGCTGGCTGCGGCCAAGTGCAGGAACCGGAGGAAGGAACTGACCGACTTCCTGCAGGCG GAGACTGACAAACTGGAAGATGAGAAATCTGGGCTGCAGCGAGAGATTGAGGAGCTGCAGAAGCAGAAGGAGCGCCTGGAGCTGGTGCTGGAAGCCCACCGACCCATCTGCAAAATCCCCGAAGGAGCCAAGGAGGGGGACACAGGCAGTACCAGTGGCACGAGCAGCCCGCCAGCCCCCTGCCGCCCTGTACCTTGTATCTCCCTTTCCCCAGGGCCTGTGCTTGAACCTGAGGCACTGCACACCCCCACACTCATGACCACACCCTCCCTAACTCCTTTCACCCCGAGCCTGGTCTTCACCTACCCCAGCACTCCTGAGCCCTGTGCCTCAGCTCATCGCAAGAGTAGCAGCAGCAGCGGAGACCCATCCTCTGACCCCCTTGGCTCTCCAACCCTCCTCGCTTTGTGA
- the FOSL1 gene encoding fos-related antigen 1 isoform X2, whose product MFRDFGEPGPSSGNGGGYGGPAQHPAAAQAAQQKFHLVPSINTMSGSQELQWMVQPHFLGPSSYPRPLTYPQYSPPQPRPGVIRALGPPPGVRRRPCEQETDKLEDEKSGLQREIEELQKQKERLELVLEAHRPICKIPEGAKEGDTGSTSGTSSPPAPCRPVPCISLSPGPVLEPEALHTPTLMTTPSLTPFTPSLVFTYPSTPEPCASAHRKSSSSSGDPSSDPLGSPTLLAL is encoded by the exons ATGTTCCGAGACTTCGGGGAACCAGGCCCGAGCTCCGGGAACGGCGGCGGGTATGGCGGCCCCGCGCAGCACCCGGCCGCAGCGCAGGCAGCCCAGCAG AAGTTCCACCTCGTGCCAAGCATCAACACCATGAGTGGCAGTCAGGAGCTGCAGTGGATGGTACAGCCTCATTTCCTGGGGCCCAGCAGTTACCCCAGGCCTCTGACCTACCCTCAGTACAGCCCCCCACAACCCCGGCCAGGAGTCATTCGGGCCCTGGGGCCGCCTCCAGGGGTACGTCGAAGACCTTGTGAACAG GAGACTGACAAACTGGAAGATGAGAAATCTGGGCTGCAGCGAGAGATTGAGGAGCTGCAGAAGCAGAAGGAGCGCCTGGAGCTGGTGCTGGAAGCCCACCGACCCATCTGCAAAATCCCCGAAGGAGCCAAGGAGGGGGACACAGGCAGTACCAGTGGCACGAGCAGCCCGCCAGCCCCCTGCCGCCCTGTACCTTGTATCTCCCTTTCCCCAGGGCCTGTGCTTGAACCTGAGGCACTGCACACCCCCACACTCATGACCACACCCTCCCTAACTCCTTTCACCCCGAGCCTGGTCTTCACCTACCCCAGCACTCCTGAGCCCTGTGCCTCAGCTCATCGCAAGAGTAGCAGCAGCAGCGGAGACCCATCCTCTGACCCCCTTGGCTCTCCAACCCTCCTCGCTTTGTGA